Proteins from one Niallia circulans genomic window:
- a CDS encoding sugar hydrolase, with protein sequence MNFQKVEEQVIIRDEIFAQKAEQLMPRLFEKVVKPVAIVNVNSDPHVIHGWKTEFQAPFRSLAERDFGKNDSFILDFGDHHVGYVSMSVRPVGSPPDAPLALKLTIGEMPVEMAVPFDSYDGWLSSSWLQEETIYVDVLPGVIKLPRRYSFRYIKVEIMATSPKYRVQFDHIECMAVTSADEAQVNNITHEDRLLEKLDEISIKTLADCMHEVFEDGPKRDRRLWLGDLRLQALANYETFKTNDLVKRCLYLFAAVPDQHGRIAANLFVKPQLIADDTYLFDYSLFFLSTLHDYYVVTKDAETLTELWPTAYNQVEHALNRLDENDILKDSPDWWSFIDWQEGLNKQTPSQGVLIYVLKQAIELGNILQVKEREYLQTRLKQIIAATKKHLWDEQKQFFISGNDRQISWASQIWMVSAGVLSAEEGKQLLNRLVEEKSAVGIATPYMYHHLVEALLIAGDRDKAIMEMKNYWGGMLSDGADTFWELYDPNDKTFSPYGSHLINSYCHAWSCTPTYLIRKYDL encoded by the coding sequence ATGAACTTCCAAAAAGTCGAAGAGCAAGTAATTATCAGAGATGAAATATTTGCACAAAAGGCAGAGCAGCTTATGCCTCGTCTTTTTGAAAAAGTGGTCAAACCTGTTGCAATCGTGAATGTTAACAGTGATCCCCACGTCATTCATGGCTGGAAAACCGAATTTCAAGCACCTTTTCGTTCTCTTGCGGAAAGAGATTTTGGCAAAAACGATTCGTTTATTCTTGATTTTGGGGACCATCATGTTGGTTATGTTTCGATGTCAGTCCGCCCGGTAGGCAGTCCTCCTGATGCACCATTAGCCTTAAAGCTGACAATTGGTGAGATGCCTGTGGAAATGGCAGTACCTTTTGACAGCTATGATGGCTGGTTAAGCAGCTCTTGGCTGCAGGAAGAAACGATTTATGTTGATGTCCTTCCAGGGGTTATTAAGCTCCCAAGAAGATATAGCTTTCGATATATAAAGGTTGAAATAATGGCAACATCGCCAAAATACCGTGTTCAATTCGATCATATTGAGTGCATGGCTGTTACTTCTGCAGATGAAGCACAGGTTAATAACATAACTCATGAAGATAGACTGCTAGAAAAGCTTGATGAAATTAGCATTAAAACATTGGCAGATTGCATGCACGAAGTGTTTGAGGATGGGCCGAAACGAGACCGCAGACTATGGCTCGGTGATTTGCGCCTGCAAGCTCTCGCAAACTACGAAACATTTAAAACAAATGATTTAGTAAAACGGTGCTTGTATTTATTTGCAGCAGTCCCTGACCAGCATGGCCGTATAGCTGCTAATCTATTTGTTAAACCACAGCTGATTGCAGATGACACTTATTTATTTGATTACTCGCTGTTCTTTTTATCGACTTTACATGATTATTATGTTGTCACAAAAGATGCTGAAACATTAACAGAGCTTTGGCCAACTGCCTACAACCAAGTAGAGCATGCCTTAAACCGGCTCGACGAAAACGATATTCTCAAAGATTCACCTGACTGGTGGTCGTTTATTGATTGGCAGGAAGGCTTAAACAAGCAGACGCCTTCCCAAGGGGTGCTTATATATGTGTTAAAGCAGGCGATTGAACTCGGGAATATCCTTCAGGTTAAGGAAAGAGAATACTTGCAAACACGACTAAAGCAAATAATTGCCGCAACGAAAAAACATCTGTGGGATGAACAAAAACAGTTTTTTATTAGCGGCAATGACCGCCAGATTTCCTGGGCTAGCCAAATATGGATGGTATCGGCAGGTGTGCTGTCAGCGGAGGAAGGTAAACAGCTTCTTAACCGGTTAGTGGAAGAGAAATCGGCTGTCGGCATCGCAACTCCTTACATGTATCATCATCTTGTTGAAGCACTTCTTATTGCAGGTGACAGAGATAAGGCAATCATGGAAATGAAAAACTATTGGGGTGGTATGCTAAGTGACGGCGCTGATACATTTTGGGAGCTTTATGACCCGAATGATAAAACCTTCTCTCCGTACGGAAGTCATTTAATTAACAGCTATTGTCACGCATGGAGCTGTACACCGACATACTTAATCCGAAAATATGATTTATGA
- a CDS encoding glycoside-pentoside-hexuronide (GPH):cation symporter, with protein sequence MNGAVGVWRQRIGYGAADFSCNLVWQMIGLYLMFYYTDVVGLAAAQVSLLFLLTRIIDGVADVLMGIIIDKTNTKWGKSRPYFLYGAIPFALLGILAFYVPDVGSASKLLYAYITYTGLSIAYTMVNIPLASILPSMTSDPQERTMLATVRIIFALIGSTAVSVLTMPMVNSLGNGSQAQGFFWTMVIFSVIACFLFFFTFRNVRERVVVQVEKTTVKQALSTLKGNKPYYIFAVNILFMWGAYFFQQGALIYYFTYNLDRADLVALVAGIGSFVPIVGTILTPVIAKRMYKRTLFLLSSAVNLAGLLVMIAAGGNISILLTGAVISAIGHGARQSIYFSMQADPVDYGEWKTGINAAGILSALNGFFGKVTMAVAGAAFGLMLTWGKYVPNTAQTKEALLAIKMGYLIIPAICVVISMIIMRFYNLDKIYPQIRAEIDARVTNNIKEEII encoded by the coding sequence ATGAACGGAGCAGTTGGTGTTTGGCGGCAGCGGATTGGTTATGGTGCTGCAGATTTTTCTTGTAATCTCGTTTGGCAAATGATTGGACTATATTTAATGTTTTATTATACAGATGTGGTCGGCCTTGCTGCCGCGCAAGTGAGCTTGCTGTTTCTACTGACAAGAATAATTGATGGTGTTGCAGATGTTTTGATGGGAATTATCATCGATAAAACGAATACAAAATGGGGCAAATCAAGACCGTATTTTCTTTATGGGGCTATTCCTTTCGCCCTGCTCGGCATTCTAGCATTTTATGTGCCTGATGTGGGTAGCGCCTCAAAACTGCTTTATGCGTATATAACGTATACTGGGCTGTCGATTGCCTATACAATGGTCAATATCCCGCTGGCATCCATTCTTCCAAGCATGACAAGTGATCCGCAGGAACGGACAATGCTCGCAACGGTCCGGATTATTTTTGCACTAATTGGTTCGACTGCTGTTAGTGTTTTGACAATGCCGATGGTAAATAGCCTTGGCAACGGATCACAGGCACAAGGCTTCTTTTGGACGATGGTGATATTTTCTGTAATCGCTTGCTTTTTATTTTTCTTTACATTCCGCAATGTTCGGGAGAGGGTTGTTGTTCAAGTAGAAAAGACAACTGTAAAACAAGCACTATCGACATTAAAGGGCAACAAACCATATTATATTTTTGCAGTTAATATTTTGTTTATGTGGGGAGCCTACTTTTTTCAACAAGGAGCCCTAATCTATTATTTTACTTATAATTTGGATAGAGCGGATCTTGTTGCGCTAGTTGCAGGAATTGGCTCCTTCGTCCCTATTGTCGGCACCATTTTAACACCTGTTATTGCGAAAAGAATGTATAAGCGGACATTATTTCTTCTTTCAAGTGCGGTCAATTTAGCAGGTCTTCTCGTAATGATTGCTGCCGGCGGGAATATTTCCATCCTGCTGACAGGTGCAGTTATTTCTGCGATTGGTCATGGAGCACGCCAAAGCATTTACTTTTCAATGCAGGCAGACCCTGTTGACTATGGGGAATGGAAAACGGGTATTAACGCTGCAGGCATTTTGTCGGCATTGAACGGCTTCTTCGGCAAGGTAACAATGGCAGTTGCTGGAGCTGCTTTTGGACTGATGCTAACATGGGGGAAATATGTGCCTAATACTGCCCAAACAAAGGAAGCACTGCTTGCAATTAAAATGGGCTATCTGATCATTCCAGCAATATGTGTTGTTATATCCATGATTATCATGCGCTTTTACAATCTCGATAAAATATATCCGCAAATTCGTGCCGAGATTGACGCACGAGTGACAAATAACATAAAGGAGGAAATAATATGA